The following proteins are encoded in a genomic region of Corallococcus soli:
- the tnpA gene encoding IS66 family insertion sequence element accessory protein TnpA yields the protein MAKQVEKPEWERVAEAFEASGQTQREFALARGVRLSTLQSWVYRRRRAGPAE from the coding sequence ATGGCGAAGCAGGTGGAGAAGCCGGAGTGGGAGCGCGTCGCGGAAGCCTTCGAGGCCAGCGGCCAGACGCAGCGGGAGTTCGCATTGGCGCGGGGCGTGCGGCTGAGCACGTTGCAGTCGTGGGTGTACCGCAGGCGGCGGGCCGGGCCGGCGGAA
- a CDS encoding pirin family protein, whose translation MPSHLRVPLRELREPGFRVVGIRGAIRTGHVLHVDRFRMTEPVIPPHPHAGFSALTYVLPNSPGSMMNRDSHGEHREIPPGALHFTTAGRGIVHEEVPSRRGIESHGLQIFSKLPREREQVAPEVQHYGPSELPIVERDGVTVRVIAGAYEGHVSPLRLDPPTTLLHLEVTPGASLTLSLPSHDAFALVLDGSGSIEASEVQESDACVLVPGEARIEAAVRLRLLVGVSPPLDAPVHWAGPFCFFAPERLAEAQARYRAGEMGGLEPTHRDIGP comes from the coding sequence ATGCCTTCACACCTGCGTGTCCCGCTTCGTGAACTTCGTGAGCCTGGCTTTCGGGTCGTCGGTATTCGCGGCGCGATTCGTACCGGCCACGTGCTCCATGTCGATCGCTTCCGGATGACCGAGCCCGTCATTCCACCGCATCCACACGCTGGCTTCTCGGCTTTGACCTACGTGCTCCCGAACTCGCCAGGCTCAATGATGAACCGAGACAGCCATGGCGAGCACCGGGAGATCCCACCGGGGGCGCTCCACTTCACGACGGCGGGCCGCGGAATCGTTCACGAAGAGGTTCCGTCGCGCCGAGGCATCGAGTCCCACGGCCTTCAGATCTTCTCGAAGCTCCCGCGCGAGCGCGAGCAGGTGGCTCCGGAGGTGCAGCACTACGGCCCGTCCGAGCTGCCCATTGTCGAGCGAGATGGCGTCACCGTGCGCGTCATTGCTGGCGCATATGAAGGTCACGTCTCTCCGCTGCGATTGGATCCACCGACGACGCTCCTCCACCTGGAGGTCACCCCGGGGGCATCGCTCACGCTGTCGCTTCCATCCCATGACGCCTTCGCGCTCGTGCTCGACGGGAGCGGCAGCATCGAGGCCAGTGAGGTCCAGGAGTCGGACGCGTGCGTCCTCGTCCCCGGCGAAGCACGCATCGAGGCAGCCGTACGCCTGCGCCTGCTCGTTGGAGTGAGCCCGCCACTCGACGCGCCCGTGCATTGGGCGGGCCCTTTCTGCTTCTTCGCCCCCGAGCGTCTCGCCGAGGCGCAAGCGCGCTATCGCGCTGGGGAGATGGGTGGGCTGGAACCCACGCATCGGGACATCGGGCCATGA
- a CDS encoding LysR family transcriptional regulator, with translation MSSKTPGLAPALDLNGLARFAAVVEHGGFSAAARVLGLPRQVVHRSVAGLEATAGTALLERSGGRVRVTDAGQRLWIHAAAILSEARAARANMAAARSRPRGRLRLTAPHLFAEHFLGRSIQDFLLAWPDVEIDASLTVARNNLIREELDLAIRLGPRPSEPGFVVSLGTLGQTCCASPAYLARAGTPTSPHELGNHALALYGSANAQPRLEFQRRGESVSVAVRPRLRIDSARVALSACRAGVGIAWLPEFLCADELESRSLVRILPDWELPRAPVWAFSVVSLKRNATLRAFVELVQAHLSTFEQAFDSRTRNR, from the coding sequence ATGTCATCGAAAACGCCCGGGCTTGCTCCTGCTCTCGATTTGAACGGGCTTGCTCGCTTCGCGGCAGTGGTCGAGCACGGAGGTTTCAGCGCGGCCGCCCGGGTGCTCGGTCTGCCGCGACAGGTGGTGCATCGCAGCGTGGCCGGGTTGGAGGCGACCGCGGGCACGGCGCTGCTCGAGCGCAGCGGCGGTCGCGTGCGTGTGACCGACGCCGGGCAGCGCCTATGGATTCACGCCGCCGCCATCCTGTCCGAAGCACGGGCTGCTCGGGCGAACATGGCGGCGGCGCGAAGCCGCCCACGCGGCCGGCTGCGCCTGACCGCGCCGCATCTGTTCGCTGAGCATTTCCTGGGTCGCTCGATCCAGGACTTCCTGCTCGCGTGGCCGGATGTCGAGATCGACGCCAGTCTCACGGTGGCCAGGAACAACCTGATCCGCGAAGAGCTCGACCTGGCGATTCGCCTCGGGCCTCGACCGAGCGAGCCCGGGTTCGTGGTGTCGCTGGGAACCCTTGGGCAGACGTGCTGCGCGTCGCCAGCGTACCTCGCGCGTGCCGGCACTCCAACGAGCCCGCATGAGCTGGGAAACCACGCGCTGGCGCTCTACGGCAGCGCGAACGCCCAACCCCGCCTGGAGTTCCAGCGGCGCGGTGAATCGGTCTCGGTCGCGGTTCGCCCGCGTTTGCGAATCGACAGCGCGCGTGTGGCCCTCTCGGCGTGCCGTGCAGGGGTGGGCATCGCATGGCTGCCGGAGTTCCTCTGCGCGGACGAACTCGAGAGCCGTTCGCTGGTGCGCATCCTCCCGGACTGGGAACTGCCGCGCGCGCCGGTCTGGGCGTTCTCGGTCGTATCCCTGAAGCGCAACGCAACGCTGCGAGCTTTCGTGGAACTCGTGCAAGCGCACCTCTCCACGTTCGAGCAAGCCTTCGACTCTCGCACGCGGAACAGGTGA
- a CDS encoding DUF4956 domain-containing protein, translating into MEGPFATMFQDVERELQSLSMASMLPRLLAAALIGALLSSRPWRLVMGKPLPKSEMVQAQILLCAAAAVITAVIGDSVAKAFGLVGLGGFVRFRSGLKDPRDAAILFLVIGLGMACGHGNLVLASVGTAFVMVLLLVLDLFEKKAAPTAGAKQRLVLSAQSDDLVGAEATLRQALGERNVMVKSCALDFSARRLELEVEEPEPGTLAAALGKTEGASLRGLRWTSVSAKGAREEMA; encoded by the coding sequence ATGGAAGGTCCGTTCGCGACGATGTTCCAGGATGTGGAGCGGGAGCTTCAGTCGCTGTCGATGGCGTCGATGCTGCCCCGGCTGCTGGCGGCGGCGCTCATTGGAGCGCTGCTGTCGTCGCGGCCCTGGCGGCTCGTGATGGGCAAGCCGCTGCCGAAGTCGGAGATGGTGCAGGCGCAGATCCTCCTCTGCGCGGCGGCGGCGGTGATTACGGCCGTGATTGGCGACAGCGTGGCGAAGGCGTTCGGCCTGGTGGGGCTGGGCGGCTTCGTGCGGTTCCGCTCGGGGCTGAAGGACCCGCGCGACGCGGCCATCCTGTTCCTGGTGATTGGCCTGGGCATGGCGTGTGGCCACGGCAACCTGGTGCTGGCGAGCGTGGGCACGGCGTTCGTGATGGTGCTGCTGCTGGTGTTGGATTTGTTCGAGAAGAAGGCGGCGCCGACGGCGGGCGCGAAGCAGCGGCTGGTGTTGTCGGCGCAGTCGGACGACCTGGTGGGCGCGGAGGCGACGCTGCGCCAGGCGCTGGGGGAGCGCAACGTGATGGTGAAGAGCTGCGCGTTGGACTTCTCCGCGAGGCGGTTGGAATTGGAAGTGGAAGAGCCGGAGCCCGGGACACTGGCGGCGGCGTTGGGCAAGACGGAAGGGGCATCCCTGCGGGGGTTGCGGTGGACGTCGGTGAGCGCCAAGGGCGCGCGGGAGGAGATGGCATGA
- the tmk gene encoding dTMP kinase: MFIDFEGIDGSGKTTLSNLLAARLKRLGYKVAHAREGGELQSPTARRIRELTRDSRLLEMGPRAEFFLNLARDAQQLEEIIAPSLKRGEVCITDRYLYSQLALTAGGRGLKEGALLPACELASQGLWPDLVILVDVDPELARLRKRLGKVQSGRANDTDSRKGLVGAGLAVRVREAFLEQARKDPARWIILENNDQPLRVLEQRLVEAVVARLEGREQPVQRLVPAPALPMPGAPSVDDVEQRFFHALDSLEAREPQLAVWLLNGIPGLPAHQRRLAYAERLPGLVARSLVGLDDDTAWTLREVLAASVPVDVAEGLGFVTSPRSHALRQRLYAQAPAAVLEGLKRQDAPEAWALRERGMRDGHLGAVLLGLAGVDGEESWVVREAGMQRKLYSEVARSLGGLATERADALREVLLKHDRLAVLKSTTGLETPLALGLREQLEKGALKLVLRSLTGVDSPRAWELRERGALQTKEALDSVDGMDDPRAWKLRASAARRWPATVVSSMRGLPLVAETRALLERVISEQDGKLPVLRNAYAVVAQARALEQAGRAARPGVEPAAADMGRQEA; the protein is encoded by the coding sequence GTGTTCATCGACTTCGAAGGCATCGACGGCAGCGGCAAGACGACGCTGTCCAACCTCCTCGCCGCGCGGCTCAAGCGGCTGGGCTACAAAGTGGCGCATGCGCGGGAAGGCGGCGAACTGCAGTCGCCCACGGCGCGGCGCATCCGTGAACTGACGCGGGACTCGCGCCTGCTGGAGATGGGGCCGCGCGCCGAGTTCTTCCTGAACCTGGCGCGGGACGCGCAGCAACTGGAGGAGATCATCGCGCCCTCGCTCAAGCGGGGCGAGGTGTGCATCACCGACCGCTACCTGTACTCGCAGCTCGCGCTGACGGCGGGGGGCCGGGGCCTGAAGGAAGGCGCGCTGCTGCCCGCGTGCGAGCTGGCCTCGCAGGGCCTGTGGCCGGACCTGGTCATCCTGGTGGACGTGGATCCGGAGCTGGCGCGGCTGCGCAAGCGGCTGGGCAAGGTGCAGAGCGGGCGCGCCAACGACACGGACAGCCGCAAGGGGCTGGTGGGCGCGGGGCTGGCGGTGCGCGTGCGCGAGGCCTTCCTGGAGCAGGCCCGCAAGGACCCCGCGCGGTGGATCATCCTGGAGAACAACGACCAGCCCCTGCGCGTGCTGGAGCAGCGCCTGGTGGAGGCCGTCGTCGCGCGGCTGGAGGGTCGCGAGCAGCCGGTGCAGCGGCTGGTGCCGGCCCCTGCCCTGCCCATGCCGGGCGCGCCATCGGTGGACGACGTGGAGCAGCGCTTCTTCCACGCTCTGGACAGCCTGGAGGCGCGCGAGCCGCAGCTGGCCGTGTGGCTGCTCAATGGCATCCCGGGCCTGCCCGCGCACCAGCGCCGGCTGGCGTACGCGGAGCGGCTGCCGGGGCTGGTGGCGCGCAGCTTGGTGGGCCTGGACGACGACACGGCCTGGACGCTGCGCGAGGTGCTGGCGGCGAGCGTGCCGGTGGACGTGGCGGAGGGCCTGGGGTTCGTCACCTCCCCGCGCTCGCACGCCCTCAGGCAGCGGCTGTACGCGCAGGCGCCGGCCGCCGTGCTGGAGGGGCTCAAGCGCCAGGACGCGCCGGAGGCGTGGGCGCTGCGCGAGCGGGGCATGAGGGATGGCCACCTGGGCGCGGTGCTGCTGGGGCTCGCCGGGGTGGATGGCGAGGAGTCCTGGGTGGTCCGCGAGGCGGGCATGCAGCGCAAGCTGTACTCGGAGGTGGCGCGCAGCCTGGGCGGCCTCGCCACGGAGCGCGCGGACGCGCTGCGCGAGGTGCTGCTCAAGCACGACCGGCTGGCGGTGCTCAAGAGCACCACGGGGCTGGAGACGCCGCTGGCGCTGGGCCTGCGCGAGCAGTTGGAGAAGGGCGCGCTGAAGCTGGTGTTGCGCTCGCTCACCGGCGTGGATTCACCCCGGGCGTGGGAGCTGCGCGAGCGGGGGGCGCTGCAGACGAAGGAGGCGCTGGACTCCGTGGACGGGATGGATGACCCGCGGGCGTGGAAGCTGCGGGCCTCGGCGGCGCGCCGGTGGCCGGCGACGGTGGTGTCCTCCATGCGCGGGCTGCCGCTGGTGGCGGAGACGCGCGCGCTGCTGGAGCGGGTGATCTCCGAGCAGGACGGAAAGCTGCCGGTGCTGCGCAACGCCTATGCGGTGGTGGCGCAGGCCCGGGCGCTGGAGCAGGCGGGACGCGCAGCGCGGCCCGGCGTGGAGCCGGCCGCGGCGGACATGGGACGGCAGGAGGCATGA
- a CDS encoding VTC domain-containing protein, whose amino-acid sequence MLSFAEGGVTKLRREFKVVLEGTEAAAVCTRLSQDLGGCLPPPTRIVSVYFDKPGLPLAERAVLTPDNCIKVRTKEYSPDVGAAGRERVVLEVKRERGGLTQKRRVWVPRAELGRAIRGGVSLLPLIAGGSLMPVLAVTYRRHVYQVSQAWRVTVDRGIGFHQVSPELALSPVALTVERLGLPVWEDSRVVVEVKHLGAELPEWLAALNPGGAPAYSKFAEGMARVHAFASAGVGVVGG is encoded by the coding sequence ATGCTCTCGTTCGCTGAAGGCGGAGTCACCAAGCTGCGCCGTGAATTCAAGGTGGTGCTGGAGGGCACCGAGGCCGCCGCGGTGTGCACGCGGCTGTCGCAGGACCTGGGGGGGTGCCTGCCACCGCCCACGCGCATCGTGTCGGTGTACTTCGACAAGCCGGGGCTTCCCCTGGCGGAGCGCGCGGTGCTCACGCCGGACAACTGCATCAAGGTGAGGACGAAGGAGTACTCGCCGGACGTGGGCGCGGCGGGCCGCGAGCGCGTGGTGCTGGAGGTGAAGCGCGAGCGCGGCGGGCTCACGCAGAAGCGCCGGGTGTGGGTGCCCCGCGCGGAGCTGGGCCGGGCCATTCGCGGCGGCGTGAGCCTGTTGCCGCTCATCGCGGGCGGCAGCCTGATGCCGGTGCTGGCGGTGACGTACCGGCGGCACGTGTATCAGGTGTCACAGGCGTGGCGGGTGACGGTGGACCGGGGCATCGGCTTCCACCAGGTGTCGCCGGAGCTGGCGTTGTCGCCAGTCGCGCTGACGGTGGAGCGTCTGGGATTGCCGGTGTGGGAGGACTCGCGGGTGGTGGTGGAGGTGAAGCACCTCGGGGCGGAACTGCCCGAGTGGCTGGCGGCCCTCAATCCGGGGGGCGCGCCGGCCTACAGCAAGTTCGCGGAAGGAATGGCGAGGGTGCATGCCTTCGCTTCGGCCGGGGTTGGGGTTGTAGGGGGATAG
- a CDS encoding serine/threonine protein kinase: MNPQAFGKYQLLKKLATGGMAEVWLARQSGIEGFQKDVVVKRILPHLAEDREFVEMFRNEALIAARFNHPNIAQVYEFGEANGTYYIAMEFIHGEDLGRVMRKASGMNQWIARPLAVRIVASACEGLFYAHTRSDDRGQPLNVVHRDISPQNILISFDGSVKLVDFGIAKAADQASMTKSGAIKGKFAYMAPEQAAGKHLDARADIFAIGLVLYEMLTGHRPLKKDSELATLQAAMECAIPAPSEVADVPRDMDHVVMRALAKSADDRYDNARELQSSLEELLVNERWVVGSVQISELMKTLFADRLAEELKQGQFVPVGEDSNTSPPRPPAEMSWEAPPGESSSQRERARGNTRAGPAPRRATGMAPAVIPEDPNEYDAPSLTGVESQPRRRSSVSEPVARRSTSSSNPGVTQVARTNSRSDLRSQPVDDDDVPPPPVARRTMSRVMQVAEPPVRSRSSGVQRMDVEEDDERTRLPPPDDEPETVPAPVVVRRRTNTSQQSAVDAPRRRTSSRVDAPRARPAPVDPDDSGERRPSRSSAAAVRDEPSRPRGQSVRAVAMVAFIVGLLAVLVLFREPILAAATSKAADAQGVWLTVNTNQPVKVSVRHTERCGSPEPVTQLGTAPLTRAQGAHLQDTLILENEAQGIYLEDSEELAFGQPGELKTFERSFKEGTLKLKITPRNMSGLTVFRNNQPLGSASTTLKLMEGKQRLELRGNKLKEPVAFEVIIKPGETTDQALDLESAF; this comes from the coding sequence ATGAACCCTCAAGCCTTCGGGAAATACCAGCTCCTCAAGAAGCTCGCCACGGGCGGCATGGCCGAGGTCTGGCTTGCGCGTCAGTCCGGAATCGAGGGCTTCCAGAAGGACGTTGTCGTCAAGCGCATCCTCCCGCACCTGGCGGAGGACCGCGAGTTCGTGGAGATGTTCCGCAACGAGGCGCTGATCGCCGCGCGCTTCAACCACCCGAACATCGCGCAGGTGTACGAGTTCGGCGAGGCCAACGGGACCTACTACATCGCCATGGAGTTCATCCATGGCGAGGACCTGGGCCGGGTCATGCGCAAGGCCAGCGGGATGAACCAGTGGATCGCCCGGCCGCTGGCGGTGCGCATCGTCGCCTCCGCGTGCGAGGGCCTCTTCTACGCGCACACCCGCTCGGATGACCGGGGCCAGCCGCTGAACGTGGTGCACCGCGACATCTCCCCGCAGAACATCCTGATCAGCTTTGATGGTTCGGTGAAGCTCGTGGACTTCGGCATCGCGAAGGCCGCGGATCAGGCGTCGATGACGAAGTCCGGCGCCATCAAGGGCAAGTTCGCGTACATGGCGCCCGAACAGGCCGCCGGCAAGCACCTGGACGCGCGCGCGGACATCTTCGCCATCGGCCTGGTGCTGTACGAGATGCTCACCGGGCACCGGCCGCTCAAGAAGGACTCGGAGCTGGCCACGCTGCAGGCGGCCATGGAGTGCGCCATCCCCGCCCCGTCCGAGGTGGCCGACGTGCCCCGGGACATGGACCACGTGGTGATGCGCGCCCTGGCCAAGAGCGCGGATGATCGCTACGACAACGCCCGCGAGCTGCAGTCCTCCCTGGAGGAACTGCTCGTCAACGAGCGCTGGGTGGTGGGCTCGGTGCAGATCTCCGAGCTGATGAAGACGCTCTTCGCGGACCGGCTGGCGGAGGAGCTGAAGCAGGGCCAGTTCGTCCCGGTGGGCGAGGACTCCAACACGTCGCCGCCCCGTCCGCCCGCGGAGATGAGCTGGGAGGCCCCGCCGGGCGAGTCGTCGTCGCAGCGCGAGCGCGCGCGCGGCAACACCCGCGCCGGTCCCGCGCCCCGCCGCGCGACGGGCATGGCCCCCGCGGTCATCCCGGAGGATCCGAACGAGTACGACGCGCCGTCGCTCACGGGCGTGGAGTCCCAGCCGCGCCGCCGCTCCAGCGTGTCGGAGCCGGTGGCCCGCCGCAGCACGTCCTCCAGCAACCCGGGCGTCACGCAGGTGGCGCGCACCAACTCGCGCTCGGACCTGCGCAGCCAGCCCGTGGACGACGACGACGTGCCTCCGCCTCCGGTGGCCCGGCGCACGATGTCGCGCGTCATGCAGGTGGCGGAGCCGCCCGTGCGCTCGCGCTCTTCCGGCGTGCAGCGCATGGACGTGGAGGAGGACGACGAGCGCACCCGCCTGCCTCCTCCGGACGATGAGCCGGAGACGGTGCCGGCGCCCGTCGTGGTGCGGCGGCGCACGAACACCAGCCAGCAGTCCGCCGTGGATGCGCCGCGCCGGCGCACCTCCAGCCGCGTGGACGCCCCCCGCGCGCGCCCCGCGCCCGTGGACCCGGATGACTCCGGCGAGCGGAGGCCCTCCCGGAGCAGCGCTGCCGCGGTGCGGGACGAGCCGTCGCGTCCCCGCGGCCAGAGCGTGCGCGCGGTGGCCATGGTGGCCTTCATCGTGGGCCTGCTCGCGGTGCTGGTGCTCTTCCGCGAGCCCATCCTCGCGGCGGCGACCTCCAAGGCCGCGGACGCGCAGGGCGTGTGGCTCACGGTGAACACCAACCAGCCGGTGAAGGTGTCGGTGCGGCACACGGAGCGCTGTGGCAGCCCGGAGCCGGTGACGCAGCTGGGCACCGCGCCGCTCACCCGCGCGCAGGGGGCCCACCTGCAGGACACGCTCATCCTGGAGAACGAGGCCCAGGGCATCTACCTGGAGGACTCGGAGGAGCTCGCGTTCGGTCAGCCCGGCGAGCTGAAGACCTTCGAGCGCAGCTTCAAGGAAGGCACCCTCAAGCTGAAGATCACCCCGCGGAACATGTCGGGGCTGACGGTGTTCCGCAACAACCAGCCGCTGGGCAGCGCCTCCACCACGCTGAAGCTGATGGAGGGCAAGCAGCGGCTGGAGCTGCGGGGCAACAAGCTCAAGGAGCCCGTCGCCTTCGAGGTCATCATCAAGCCGGGTGAGACGACGGACCAGGCGCTGGACCTGGAGTCCGCGTTCTAG
- a CDS encoding rhodanese-like domain-containing protein: MPIPEITPAELARRLAGPPESRPVLVDVRFAHEHEWVALPDSVLMPLPELEEHAEALEALRGRPVVVYCHHGVRSLDGAAYLRDRGLEAVSLKGGIDLYSRTVDPSLPRY; this comes from the coding sequence ATGCCCATCCCTGAAATCACCCCGGCCGAGCTGGCCCGGCGCCTGGCCGGCCCCCCTGAATCCCGTCCCGTCCTGGTGGATGTGCGCTTCGCGCACGAGCACGAGTGGGTGGCCCTGCCGGACTCCGTGCTGATGCCCCTGCCGGAGCTGGAGGAGCACGCCGAGGCCCTGGAGGCCCTCCGGGGCCGGCCCGTCGTCGTCTACTGCCACCACGGGGTGCGCAGCCTGGACGGCGCCGCCTACCTGCGCGACCGGGGGCTGGAGGCCGTGTCGCTCAAGGGCGGCATCGACCTGTACTCGCGCACCGTGGACCCGTCCCTGCCCCGCTACTAG
- a CDS encoding HesB/IscA family protein: MDTSTAVAGSTPDSQPAANVPVQLTAAALTQVKTVIQAQGFQDYFFSIRVVPSGCSGLGYDLNLVKETKAGDQIWEQDGVKIATDALSAQYLSGTHIDYVTSITGAGFKFENPNAKSSCGCGTSFTT; the protein is encoded by the coding sequence ATGGACACTTCCACCGCCGTCGCCGGCTCCACGCCGGACTCCCAGCCCGCCGCCAACGTGCCCGTCCAGTTGACGGCCGCCGCCCTCACCCAGGTGAAGACGGTCATCCAGGCCCAGGGGTTCCAGGACTACTTCTTCTCCATCCGCGTGGTGCCGTCCGGCTGCAGCGGCCTGGGCTACGACCTGAACCTCGTCAAGGAGACCAAGGCCGGCGACCAGATCTGGGAGCAGGATGGCGTGAAGATCGCCACGGATGCGCTGAGCGCCCAGTACCTGTCGGGCACGCACATCGACTACGTCACCAGCATCACCGGCGCGGGCTTCAAGTTCGAGAACCCGAACGCCAAGTCGTCCTGCGGCTGCGGCACGTCGTTCACGACCTGA
- a CDS encoding acyl-CoA thioesterase, with protein MHDLTPKSPRDSEVVMTQLILPPDANNLNAAFGGKVMQWIDICGAVAAQRHCRQVVVTASMDDLHFHAPIRVGWIALLHSRVLATFRTSLEVGVTVHAENPLTGERHLTTSALLTFVTQDKDGKGVPVPPLLLETDAERSAFSEAEARRAQRRGRGKEEQSWMKVMKPVAGA; from the coding sequence ATGCACGACCTGACCCCCAAGAGCCCGCGCGACTCCGAAGTGGTGATGACGCAGCTCATCCTCCCCCCGGACGCCAACAACCTGAACGCCGCGTTCGGCGGGAAGGTGATGCAGTGGATCGACATCTGCGGCGCCGTGGCCGCCCAGCGCCACTGCCGTCAGGTCGTGGTGACGGCGTCCATGGACGACCTGCACTTCCACGCCCCCATCCGCGTGGGCTGGATCGCCCTGCTCCACTCGCGCGTGCTCGCCACGTTCCGCACGTCGCTGGAGGTGGGCGTCACCGTGCACGCGGAGAACCCGCTCACGGGCGAGCGCCACCTCACCACCAGCGCGCTGCTCACCTTCGTGACGCAGGACAAGGACGGCAAGGGCGTGCCGGTGCCCCCGCTGCTCCTGGAGACGGACGCGGAGCGCTCCGCCTTCTCCGAAGCCGAGGCCCGCCGCGCCCAGCGCCGGGGCCGTGGCAAGGAGGAGCAGTCCTGGATGAAGGTGATGAAGCCCGTGGCCGGCGCCTGA
- a CDS encoding deoxynucleoside kinase: MPRPTARARPATRAEPPSPKAPPPTVSELEPEPKTRSRGRNSLKVKVPRARRFVALAGNIGAGKTTAAKMISQGFGFELFDEPVIDNRFLRNYYGDMSRWSFTLQLEFLIRRVEHHELIHSVRKSCVQDRTLYEDPEIFAKYLHGLGHMTNAELDLYYEYFQRLSRNIVRPDKVICFDVSSEEVLLQRIRTRGRAEEKGIGKQFLKGLNGYYAGFPQVLQEKYGVDCLVVDVSQQDIRRGPGREEFLDRVSAFLA; encoded by the coding sequence ATGCCCCGCCCCACCGCACGCGCGCGTCCGGCGACCCGCGCCGAGCCGCCCTCCCCCAAGGCGCCGCCCCCGACCGTCTCCGAGCTGGAGCCGGAGCCCAAGACCAGGTCCAGGGGCCGCAACAGCCTCAAGGTGAAGGTGCCCCGCGCCCGGCGCTTCGTGGCGCTCGCGGGCAACATCGGCGCGGGCAAGACGACGGCCGCGAAGATGATCAGCCAGGGCTTCGGCTTCGAGCTGTTCGACGAGCCCGTCATCGACAACCGCTTCCTGCGGAACTACTACGGCGACATGTCGCGGTGGTCGTTCACGCTGCAGCTGGAGTTCCTCATCCGGCGCGTGGAGCACCACGAGCTCATCCACTCCGTGAGGAAGAGCTGCGTGCAGGACCGCACCCTGTACGAGGACCCCGAAATCTTCGCCAAGTACCTGCACGGCCTGGGGCACATGACGAACGCGGAGCTGGACCTGTACTACGAGTACTTCCAGCGGCTGTCGCGCAACATCGTCCGGCCCGACAAGGTCATCTGCTTCGACGTGTCCTCGGAAGAGGTCCTCCTGCAGCGCATCCGCACGCGCGGCCGGGCGGAGGAGAAGGGCATCGGCAAGCAGTTCCTGAAGGGCCTCAACGGCTACTACGCGGGCTTCCCCCAGGTGCTCCAGGAGAAGTACGGCGTGGACTGCCTCGTGGTGGACGTGTCCCAGCAGGACATCCGCCGGGGCCCGGGCCGCGAGGAGTTCCTCGACCGCGTCTCCGCATTCCTGGCCTGA
- a CDS encoding glycerophosphodiester phosphodiesterase has translation MLPRDTFLQGLKPTLHIAHRGGALVAPENTLEAFRRAVEVHHTDMLELDVHLSRDGEVIVAHDDTLERCTDGEGPLAALTLRELRELDAGYRFSPDEGRTFPFRGQGVRLPTLREVLRAFPSLRLNVELKPDVAGAEDVLARLLTDEAAVGRVCLGSEQDAIAERLVRVLPDACHFYPRDALAAFILALKAGEVPPEDARYTVLDMPLYFGEVRLVDDVLLKAAAERGKWINVWTVDDPAEMDRLIHEGIGGIMTDRPDLLRQRMDASGKPG, from the coding sequence ATGCTGCCGCGTGACACGTTTTTGCAGGGTCTGAAGCCCACGCTGCACATCGCGCACCGCGGCGGAGCCCTGGTCGCGCCGGAGAACACGCTGGAGGCCTTCCGCCGCGCGGTGGAGGTGCACCACACCGACATGCTGGAGCTCGACGTGCACCTGTCGCGCGACGGGGAGGTCATCGTCGCGCACGACGACACGCTGGAGCGCTGCACCGACGGCGAGGGGCCGCTCGCGGCGCTCACCCTGCGGGAGCTGCGGGAGCTGGATGCGGGCTACCGGTTCAGTCCGGACGAGGGGCGCACCTTTCCCTTCCGGGGCCAGGGCGTGCGCCTGCCAACGCTGCGCGAGGTGCTGCGCGCCTTCCCTTCCCTGCGCCTCAACGTGGAGCTCAAGCCGGACGTGGCCGGCGCCGAGGACGTGCTCGCCCGCCTGCTGACAGACGAAGCCGCCGTGGGCCGCGTCTGCCTGGGCAGCGAGCAGGACGCCATCGCGGAGCGGCTGGTGCGGGTGCTGCCCGACGCCTGCCACTTCTACCCACGGGATGCGCTGGCCGCGTTCATCCTGGCGCTGAAGGCCGGGGAGGTCCCACCGGAGGACGCGCGCTACACGGTGCTCGACATGCCGCTGTACTTCGGGGAGGTGCGGCTGGTGGACGACGTGCTCCTGAAGGCCGCGGCGGAGCGCGGCAAGTGGATCAACGTGTGGACCGTGGATGATCCGGCGGAGATGGACCGGCTCATCCACGAGGGCATCGGCGGCATCATGACGGACCGGCCGGACCTGCTCCGCCAGCGAATGGACGCGTCCGGAAAGCCGGGCTAA